In one window of Deinococcus sp. HSC-46F16 DNA:
- the clpS gene encoding ATP-dependent Clp protease adapter ClpS encodes MTRRDADPTTQGRTQTLERTQTQRPRLYRVLLLNDDYTPMDFVVTVLEHHFRKSEQEAQLIMLAVHHKGQGVAGVYTRDVAETKVARVTAEARQHGYPLRLVAEPEASE; translated from the coding sequence ATGACGCGCAGGGACGCCGACCCCACCACGCAGGGGCGCACGCAGACGCTGGAGCGCACGCAGACCCAGCGGCCCCGGCTGTACCGGGTGCTGCTGCTCAATGACGATTACACGCCGATGGACTTCGTGGTAACGGTGCTGGAACACCACTTCCGCAAGTCCGAGCAGGAGGCCCAGCTCATCATGCTGGCGGTCCACCACAAGGGGCAGGGCGTTGCCGGGGTCTACACCCGCGACGTGGCCGAGACGAAGGTGGCGCGGGTGACGGCCGAGGCGCGGCAGCACGGCTATCCGCTGCGGCTGGTGGCCGAGCCGGAGGCGAGCGAATGA
- a CDS encoding HAMP domain-containing protein — protein sequence MKYTVVIRQPVPDGVRPELEAQLVSRFGLSPEQAARLASRRSGRLMKPSGRPRAELLLRVFEEVGAAVALEEVRDETRLDVSPFEGGGAAPLTPGPRAGAADDVELAPAAPLGGADPFGGLGGIPGLDADPFAMPVPVGAEATREPVLATAGLAGAGVLGGLGGLGGSTTVFSPDPPAPRVTGPDAAPVPAGDDSWSDFTGALTLSGAPAAPAPEAAAAGTGADADRFLSAVAAEGSAAPAGRRRSLAQQLIVASVAPLGVAAGLSLLSLAVLLPNAQQRLIRQNAEAVAVAVGTSLDTRDQETVNAQLDALLKRSAVGFVEVELPDGTVYFRSQNPGLDGALQGQVADFIKANPQTGTFVNRGTPADAYREQLAQLEEVGAGESAQARELRALAENEENQRGGNETFIVSRLGVVEGRDGVRTPVDASERSGDLLYRIAVGVDSTDATRRLRTTLLLVLGISLLAALAAALLTLRATRRIVQPIERLVKSAEAISMGDLAQPVRADRNDEIGDLAQALERMRLSLESAMERLRRRKRA from the coding sequence ATGAAGTACACGGTCGTGATTCGCCAGCCTGTTCCCGACGGGGTGCGCCCCGAACTCGAAGCGCAGCTCGTCTCGCGCTTCGGCCTCTCGCCCGAGCAGGCCGCCCGGCTGGCCTCGCGGCGCTCGGGCCGCCTGATGAAGCCCAGCGGGCGCCCCCGCGCCGAGCTGCTGCTGCGCGTCTTCGAGGAGGTCGGCGCCGCCGTCGCCCTCGAGGAGGTGCGCGACGAGACGCGGCTGGACGTGAGTCCTTTCGAGGGGGGCGGCGCCGCGCCGCTGACTCCCGGTCCCCGCGCCGGCGCGGCAGACGACGTGGAACTCGCCCCCGCCGCGCCGCTGGGCGGTGCCGACCCCTTTGGCGGACTGGGTGGTATTCCGGGCCTCGACGCCGATCCCTTCGCCATGCCGGTGCCGGTCGGCGCCGAAGCCACCCGCGAGCCGGTGCTGGCGACGGCCGGGCTGGCTGGGGCTGGGGTGCTGGGAGGCCTGGGCGGGCTGGGAGGCAGCACGACCGTCTTCTCGCCCGACCCGCCCGCCCCCCGCGTGACCGGGCCGGACGCGGCTCCCGTGCCTGCCGGAGACGACTCGTGGTCGGACTTCACCGGGGCGCTCACGTTGAGCGGCGCTCCGGCGGCTCCGGCCCCCGAGGCGGCAGCGGCGGGGACCGGGGCGGACGCCGACCGCTTCCTGAGCGCCGTGGCGGCCGAGGGCAGCGCGGCCCCGGCGGGACGGCGGCGCAGCCTCGCGCAGCAGCTCATCGTGGCGTCGGTCGCGCCGCTGGGCGTGGCGGCGGGCCTCTCGCTGCTCTCGCTGGCCGTGCTGCTCCCGAACGCGCAGCAGCGCCTGATTCGCCAGAACGCCGAGGCGGTCGCGGTCGCGGTGGGCACCAGCCTCGACACCCGCGACCAGGAGACGGTGAATGCCCAGCTCGACGCCCTCCTCAAGCGCTCGGCGGTGGGCTTCGTGGAGGTGGAACTGCCCGACGGTACGGTCTACTTCCGCAGCCAGAATCCGGGGCTGGACGGGGCGCTGCAGGGTCAGGTCGCCGACTTCATCAAGGCCAACCCCCAGACGGGCACCTTCGTGAACCGGGGCACCCCGGCCGACGCCTACCGCGAGCAGCTCGCGCAACTCGAGGAGGTCGGCGCGGGCGAGTCGGCCCAGGCCCGCGAGCTGCGTGCCCTGGCCGAGAACGAGGAGAACCAGCGCGGCGGCAACGAGACCTTCATCGTGAGCCGTCTGGGTGTGGTCGAGGGCCGTGACGGGGTCCGCACCCCGGTGGACGCCTCCGAGCGTTCGGGCGACCTGCTCTACCGCATCGCGGTGGGTGTGGACAGCACCGACGCGACCCGGCGCCTGCGGACCACCTTGCTGCTGGTGCTGGGGATCTCGCTGCTCGCTGCGCTGGCCGCCGCCCTGCTGACCCTGCGGGCCACCCGCCGGATCGTGCAACCCATCGAGCGCCTCGTGAAGTCCGCCGAAGCCATCAGCATGGGCGACCTCGCCCAGCCGGTGCGGGCCGACCGCAACGACGAGATCGGCGACCTCGCGCAGGCCCTGGAGCGCATGCGCCTGAGCCTGGAATCGGCCATGGAGCGCCTGCGGCGGCGCAAGCGGGCGTAA
- a CDS encoding HNH endonuclease yields the protein MARRRPESNWPPPPRAPEVCGLCGRETPVLTEHHLVPRSQGRRQGVKIHELPTVMLCPACHKFLHRTFSNAELAGEYSSVEALLAHEDVRRFVAWVRGQPASKAVRVR from the coding sequence GTGGCCCGCCGCCGTCCCGAGTCCAACTGGCCCCCGCCGCCCCGCGCCCCCGAGGTCTGCGGCCTGTGCGGGCGCGAAACCCCGGTGCTCACCGAGCACCACCTCGTGCCCCGGTCGCAGGGGCGGCGCCAGGGGGTCAAGATTCACGAGCTGCCCACCGTGATGCTGTGCCCCGCCTGTCACAAGTTCCTGCACCGGACCTTCAGCAATGCCGAGCTGGCGGGCGAATATTCCAGCGTAGAGGCCCTGCTGGCACACGAGGACGTGCGCCGCTTCGTGGCCTGGGTGCGGGGGCAGCCCGCGAGCAAGGCGGTGCGCGTGCGGTAG
- a CDS encoding DUF1517 domain-containing protein: MVAALALLGEAAAQSGGGFGGSSSGGGFGGGGSGGGGSFGGGGGYGGGYGGGYGGGYSGPIIIGGGGFGPGYVGGGGGFGIIGLLLFGVVVMGVLGFMRRSMAGGARGLGGAGSLSGTAQAVSVQLLLAEGDEVKRDLQRVARSGDPDSNAGLARMLQEAALVLLRHPERWVYGEVQRAQGSAGAADSQVGAWATEARAAFTVQTTSNYQNRDPSTGFEQRGDYTFQPDGTDLYLAVTIAVAAHTLGDLPPAGVTTAQEARAALSAISAVAPGDLIRAEVVWSPDAEGEFLSEDEAIRKYPGLTKL, from the coding sequence ATGGTCGCCGCGCTGGCGCTGCTGGGCGAGGCGGCGGCGCAGTCGGGCGGCGGCTTCGGGGGCAGCAGCAGTGGTGGGGGGTTCGGAGGCGGCGGCAGCGGCGGTGGGGGCAGCTTCGGCGGGGGCGGCGGGTATGGAGGCGGCTACGGTGGGGGCTACGGTGGAGGGTACTCCGGCCCCATCATCATCGGCGGGGGGGGCTTCGGGCCGGGCTACGTCGGCGGGGGGGGCGGTTTCGGGATCATCGGGCTGCTGCTCTTCGGCGTGGTCGTGATGGGGGTGCTGGGCTTCATGCGCCGCAGCATGGCGGGCGGGGCGCGGGGGCTGGGCGGTGCGGGGAGCCTGAGCGGGACCGCGCAGGCGGTCAGCGTGCAACTCCTGCTCGCCGAGGGCGACGAGGTCAAGCGCGACCTTCAGCGGGTGGCCCGCTCGGGCGATCCCGACTCCAACGCGGGGCTGGCCCGGATGCTTCAGGAGGCGGCCCTGGTGCTGCTGCGCCACCCCGAGCGCTGGGTCTACGGCGAGGTGCAGCGGGCGCAGGGTTCGGCGGGCGCCGCCGACAGCCAGGTGGGGGCCTGGGCGACCGAGGCCCGCGCCGCCTTCACCGTGCAGACCACCAGCAACTACCAGAACCGCGACCCAAGCACGGGCTTCGAGCAGCGCGGCGATTACACCTTCCAGCCCGATGGCACCGACCTTTACCTCGCCGTGACGATCGCGGTTGCCGCCCACACCCTGGGCGACCTGCCCCCGGCGGGCGTGACCACCGCGCAGGAGGCCCGCGCGGCCCTCTCGGCCATCAGTGCGGTGGCGCCCGGCGACCTGATCCGCGCCGAGGTGGTCTGGAGTCCCGACGCGGAGGGCGAGTTCCTCTCGGAGGACGAGGCGATCCGCAAGTATCCGGGGCTGACGAAGCTGTAA
- a CDS encoding YtxH domain-containing protein gives MSQNSHFPTKRLLLLGALIGAGAYYLSREQNRRALDAKLAELGLKDAAENVGEKVSQGWEKTKDAAASAGAVIADKAEEVKDAAQQGGVQAAVDKAREVAGEAGVAVKGAAAEAGDAARDVANTAKREGQHVGGELKDAAQDAQRDAKQAVNQAKETAQDKAQDLKRDAQQTAQQVKADAKDAAADMKAGANQAAAQAKDMAQDAKQGAQNAAAQARDTAQDVKRDAQQTAGQVKAEVRDAATDRGAGAGQAGTQAKADAQEGASDMQRLVQQALNETKKASDEVRSDVKDANRKM, from the coding sequence ATGTCGCAGAACAGTCACTTTCCCACCAAACGCCTCCTGCTGCTGGGTGCCCTGATCGGGGCCGGGGCCTACTACCTCAGCCGCGAGCAAAACCGCAGGGCGCTCGACGCCAAGCTCGCCGAACTCGGCCTCAAGGACGCCGCCGAGAATGTCGGCGAGAAGGTCAGCCAGGGCTGGGAGAAGACCAAGGACGCCGCCGCAAGTGCCGGGGCCGTGATCGCGGACAAGGCCGAGGAGGTCAAGGACGCGGCCCAGCAGGGCGGCGTGCAGGCTGCCGTGGACAAGGCCAGGGAAGTCGCGGGGGAGGCCGGGGTCGCCGTGAAGGGCGCCGCCGCCGAGGCCGGGGACGCTGCCCGTGACGTGGCGAACACGGCCAAGCGCGAGGGTCAGCATGTGGGCGGCGAGCTGAAAGACGCGGCCCAGGACGCCCAGCGCGACGCCAAACAGGCGGTGAACCAGGCCAAAGAGACGGCCCAGGACAAGGCCCAGGACCTCAAGCGCGATGCCCAGCAAACCGCGCAGCAAGTGAAGGCTGACGCCAAGGACGCCGCCGCCGACATGAAGGCCGGGGCCAACCAGGCCGCCGCGCAGGCCAAGGACATGGCCCAGGACGCCAAGCAGGGCGCCCAGAACGCCGCCGCCCAGGCGCGGGACACGGCCCAGGACGTGAAGCGCGACGCGCAGCAGACCGCCGGGCAGGTCAAGGCCGAGGTGCGCGACGCGGCCACCGACCGGGGCGCGGGCGCCGGGCAGGCTGGGACCCAGGCCAAGGCCGACGCGCAGGAGGGCGCCAGCGACATGCAGCGCCTCGTGCAGCAGGCCCTCAACGAGACGAAAAAGGCCTCCGACGAGGTCCGCAGCGACGTGAAGGACGCCAACCGCAAGATGTAA
- a CDS encoding PH domain-containing protein, with the protein MSTPVPLASPESPPALRLVTLGVPLLLAGAAFLPDEGRSPPHPELLAVALLTGLGFWLAPRRLRYELTGDGVVIQTLLSRTVLPYAGLRARRSAGRLGLRTFGTGLPGYLTGNFTFGPDPAARNVRAAATRTGGGVLLESGGQVYFLTPADPGGFLAALARRGSRVEE; encoded by the coding sequence ATGTCCACCCCCGTGCCCCTCGCCTCCCCAGAGTCGCCGCCCGCCCTGCGCCTCGTGACGCTGGGCGTACCGCTGCTGCTGGCGGGAGCTGCCTTCCTGCCCGACGAGGGCCGCTCCCCGCCTCACCCCGAACTCCTCGCCGTGGCCCTGCTGACGGGTCTGGGCTTCTGGCTGGCTCCGCGCCGATTGAGGTACGAGTTGACCGGCGATGGCGTCGTTATCCAGACCCTGCTGAGCCGCACGGTCCTGCCCTATGCCGGGTTGCGGGCGCGGCGCTCGGCGGGACGGTTGGGGCTGCGGACCTTCGGCACCGGGCTGCCGGGCTACCTCACCGGGAACTTCACCTTCGGGCCGGACCCGGCGGCGCGGAACGTGCGGGCGGCGGCGACCCGCACGGGCGGCGGGGTGCTGCTGGAATCGGGCGGGCAGGTCTACTTCCTGACACCCGCGGACCCCGGCGGCTTCCTGGCAGCCCTGGCCCGGCGCGGGTCACGGGTGGAGGAATGA